A genomic window from Carassius auratus strain Wakin chromosome 45, ASM336829v1, whole genome shotgun sequence includes:
- the LOC113062845 gene encoding CD2-associated protein-like isoform X1, which translates to MVEVVVEYEYEALQEDELTLRLGDVIKNVRRIEEEGWMEGDLNGKRGLFPDNFVKEVKKDDPKSKEESKEAKEKEVKIENQIQRRASGNVASLVQRISTYGIPAGGIGLPPQSHPRASKKKLKKRQCKVLFDYLPLNEDELELKVGDIIDITEEVEEGWWSGSMNGKSGLFPSNFVKEIESTEDTETSDVTEEPDGIDGATSPTSPYQGNGVMAQPKKIKGVGFGNIFREGSVKLRASQRTPPENEEKKEKPIPSLPSATKTTSLSTPEPPKGEKEAESKGKVKEYCKAKFHYEATNQDELDLKEGDIIHILSKDTGEPGWWRGEINGREGVFPDNFVAPLPETGKETLPSKGFVKASPKPEPEEKPKKPPPPSKTPALKPEAPSVDKKPPQSRPEDKVAKPLPEKPAKPAGPIVPPKKPVPPSKALLRPSIHTKRPDLPLIPSPSPAAKQVQNGEVPHIRTKSESEPVPIKPKTVDSSEKNSETVNLMSFDDVSSVSEKLTHPTAQRPKMPGKRPPGHRGHSPSNEIAEKAEKIDKVDEVETASSTPNSFKTSVSSPLPSSVPKTVSATHITPEPKPKPDKEEEKGSELEEMKTQIKELVLSIELLKTIQSRELSELRKELDDERLKRVALQMEIEKLKKIVQST; encoded by the exons gagGTGAAAAAAGATGATCCAAAGTCCAAAGAGGAGTCAAAGGAGGCTAAAGAAAAGGAAGTGAAAATCGAGAATCAAATACAGCGGCGAGCATCAGGGAATGTTGCGAGCCTGGTACAGAGGATCAGTACCTATGGCATCCCGGCAGGAGGAATTGGCTTGCCTCCCCAATCTCATCCCCGTGCCTCAAAAAAGA AGCTCAAGAAGCGTCAGTGCAAAGTCCTGTTTGATTATCTGCCTCTGAATGAAGACGAGCTGGAACTGAAGGTTGGAGATATCATTGACATCACTGAGGAG GTTGAGGAGGGCTGGTGGAGCGGAAGCATGAATGGGAAGTCTGGACTCTTTCCTTCCAACTTTGTCAAAGAAATAGAATCAACTGAAGACACCGAGACGAGCGATGTAACAGAAGAGCCAG ATGGCATAGATGGAGCGACTAGCCCCACGTCCCCTTACCAAGGCAACGGGGTCATGGCCCAACCGAAGAAGATTAAAGGTGTCGGATTTGGCAACATATTCAGAGAGGGATCTGTAAAACTCAGAGCCTCTCAAAGAACACCACCTGAAaatgaggaaaagaaagaaaaa CCAATCCCATCATTACCATCTGCCACAAAAACCACCTCTTTGAGCACTCCTGAACCCCCTAAGGGAGAAAAAGAAGCAGAGAGCAAAGGAAAAG TAAAAGAATACTGTAAGGCCAAATTCCACTATGAAGCAACTAACCAAGATGAGCTGGATTTAAAGGAGGGTGACATCATCCACATACTGAGCAAG GACACAGGAGAGCCAGGCTGGTGGAGAGGAGAGATCAACGGCCGAGAGGGAGTTTTCCCAGACAACTTTGTAGCTCCGCTTCCTGAGACAGGCAAAGag ACACTCCCATCCAAAGGCTTCGTTAAAGCTTCTCCTAAACCGGAACCAGAGGAG AAGCCAAAGAAGCCCCCACCACCATCTAAAACCCCAG CCCTGAAACCAGAGGCCCCCAGTGTGGACAAGAAGCCCCCGCAGTCACGGCCTGAAGATAAAG TTGCCAAGCCCTTGCCTGAGAAGCCGGCCAAACCTGCTGGCCCCATCGTGCCCCCGAAAAAACCTGTGCCTCCCAGCAAGGCACTTCTACGTCCTTCCATCCACACAAAACGACCTGACTTGCCTCTCATTCCATCACCATCACCAGCCGCCAAGCAAGT GCAAAATGGAGAAGTTCCCCATATACGAACAAAGTCAGAGAGCGAACCTGTACCCATCAAGCCAAAAACTGTGGACAGCAGTGAGAAGAATTCAGAAACGG TTAATCTCATGAGTTTTGACGATGTCTCCTCGGTCTCGGAGAAGTTGACCCACCCTACCGCACAGCGACCAAAGATGCCTGGCAAAAGACCTCCTGGTCACAGAGGCCACTCC CCGAGCAATGAAATTGCTGAGAAAGCTGAGAAAATCGATAAGGTGGATGAAGTTGAAACTGCATCTTCCACGCCAAATTCGTTCAAG ACGTCTGTCTCATCACCCTTACCATCTTCGGTGCCTAAAACAGTTTCAGCAACCCATATCACGCCTGAGCCCAAACCAAAACCTGACAAGGAAGAGGAGAAAGGATCTGAACTGGAGGAAATGAAGACTCAGATAAAGGAGCTAGTGCTGTCTATAGAATTACTCAAGACAATACAATC GAGAGAGCTAAGTGAACTCCGAAAAGAGCTGGATGATGAACGACTCAAACGAGTGGCCCTGCAG ATGGAGATAGAAAAACTGAAGAAGATTGTACAATCAACATGA
- the LOC113062845 gene encoding CD2-associated protein-like isoform X2 has product MVEVVVEYEYEALQEDELTLRLGDVIKNVRRIEEEGWMEGDLNGKRGLFPDNFVKEVKKDDPKSKEESKEAKEKEVKIENQIQRRASGNVASLVQRISTYGIPAGGIGLPPQSHPRASKKKLKKRQCKVLFDYLPLNEDELELKVGDIIDITEEVEEGWWSGSMNGKSGLFPSNFVKEIESTEDTETSDVTEEPDGIDGATSPTSPYQGNGVMAQPKKIKGVGFGNIFREGSVKLRASQRTPPENEEKKEKPIPSLPSATKTTSLSTPEPPKGEKEAESKGKVKEYCKAKFHYEATNQDELDLKEGDIIHILSKDTGEPGWWRGEINGREGVFPDNFVAPLPETGKETLPSKGFVKASPKPEPEEKPKKPPPPSKTPALKPEAPSVDKKPPQSRPEDKVAKPLPEKPAKPAGPIVPPKKPVPPSKALLRPSIHTKRPDLPLIPSPSPAAKQNGEVPHIRTKSESEPVPIKPKTVDSSEKNSETVNLMSFDDVSSVSEKLTHPTAQRPKMPGKRPPGHRGHSPSNEIAEKAEKIDKVDEVETASSTPNSFKTSVSSPLPSSVPKTVSATHITPEPKPKPDKEEEKGSELEEMKTQIKELVLSIELLKTIQSRELSELRKELDDERLKRVALQMEIEKLKKIVQST; this is encoded by the exons gagGTGAAAAAAGATGATCCAAAGTCCAAAGAGGAGTCAAAGGAGGCTAAAGAAAAGGAAGTGAAAATCGAGAATCAAATACAGCGGCGAGCATCAGGGAATGTTGCGAGCCTGGTACAGAGGATCAGTACCTATGGCATCCCGGCAGGAGGAATTGGCTTGCCTCCCCAATCTCATCCCCGTGCCTCAAAAAAGA AGCTCAAGAAGCGTCAGTGCAAAGTCCTGTTTGATTATCTGCCTCTGAATGAAGACGAGCTGGAACTGAAGGTTGGAGATATCATTGACATCACTGAGGAG GTTGAGGAGGGCTGGTGGAGCGGAAGCATGAATGGGAAGTCTGGACTCTTTCCTTCCAACTTTGTCAAAGAAATAGAATCAACTGAAGACACCGAGACGAGCGATGTAACAGAAGAGCCAG ATGGCATAGATGGAGCGACTAGCCCCACGTCCCCTTACCAAGGCAACGGGGTCATGGCCCAACCGAAGAAGATTAAAGGTGTCGGATTTGGCAACATATTCAGAGAGGGATCTGTAAAACTCAGAGCCTCTCAAAGAACACCACCTGAAaatgaggaaaagaaagaaaaa CCAATCCCATCATTACCATCTGCCACAAAAACCACCTCTTTGAGCACTCCTGAACCCCCTAAGGGAGAAAAAGAAGCAGAGAGCAAAGGAAAAG TAAAAGAATACTGTAAGGCCAAATTCCACTATGAAGCAACTAACCAAGATGAGCTGGATTTAAAGGAGGGTGACATCATCCACATACTGAGCAAG GACACAGGAGAGCCAGGCTGGTGGAGAGGAGAGATCAACGGCCGAGAGGGAGTTTTCCCAGACAACTTTGTAGCTCCGCTTCCTGAGACAGGCAAAGag ACACTCCCATCCAAAGGCTTCGTTAAAGCTTCTCCTAAACCGGAACCAGAGGAG AAGCCAAAGAAGCCCCCACCACCATCTAAAACCCCAG CCCTGAAACCAGAGGCCCCCAGTGTGGACAAGAAGCCCCCGCAGTCACGGCCTGAAGATAAAG TTGCCAAGCCCTTGCCTGAGAAGCCGGCCAAACCTGCTGGCCCCATCGTGCCCCCGAAAAAACCTGTGCCTCCCAGCAAGGCACTTCTACGTCCTTCCATCCACACAAAACGACCTGACTTGCCTCTCATTCCATCACCATCACCAGCCGCCAA GCAAAATGGAGAAGTTCCCCATATACGAACAAAGTCAGAGAGCGAACCTGTACCCATCAAGCCAAAAACTGTGGACAGCAGTGAGAAGAATTCAGAAACGG TTAATCTCATGAGTTTTGACGATGTCTCCTCGGTCTCGGAGAAGTTGACCCACCCTACCGCACAGCGACCAAAGATGCCTGGCAAAAGACCTCCTGGTCACAGAGGCCACTCC CCGAGCAATGAAATTGCTGAGAAAGCTGAGAAAATCGATAAGGTGGATGAAGTTGAAACTGCATCTTCCACGCCAAATTCGTTCAAG ACGTCTGTCTCATCACCCTTACCATCTTCGGTGCCTAAAACAGTTTCAGCAACCCATATCACGCCTGAGCCCAAACCAAAACCTGACAAGGAAGAGGAGAAAGGATCTGAACTGGAGGAAATGAAGACTCAGATAAAGGAGCTAGTGCTGTCTATAGAATTACTCAAGACAATACAATC GAGAGAGCTAAGTGAACTCCGAAAAGAGCTGGATGATGAACGACTCAAACGAGTGGCCCTGCAG ATGGAGATAGAAAAACTGAAGAAGATTGTACAATCAACATGA